TAATGGGGAGCTGATGTACTCTAAAACCCATGCTGCATTCTCCCGCCAACTCGCAAGACTTGTCAGACATATCGAACACTTCGTTGCAAAAGATGTTCATATTCACACCACAAGTCGCAAACAAGATGAAGGAATCGAGTTTTATCCCAATGCAAATACTCTCCCTTCCCTCTATTCTGACCATCCCTACATTGTCTACGGAACGATCGATGAGCTCAAAGACTTTGACCTAATCCTTCAAGGACGGTCTGGCGAGCAATGGATCAATGTCAAGCAACATATCACCTTCAGGGGCGCTGAAAAAGCCTCTTACTCGATTCAAAAAGGGTTTGCCCTTCAACAAGCCTACATCTGCTACGACTACTTTCTTAAGAAAGACAACCCCTTTTTCCTCAGTGAAGCGGAGCGGATTCTTGATCCCTTTGCCATTCCGACAGTGACCCGATGAGAATTACCGGCGGCACCTTAAAAAACCATCCCCTTATCGCCCCAAAAGGGACAAAGACCCGTCCTACCTCCGATAAGCTCCGCCAATCGCTCTTTAACATCTGCCAACATTATGTAGAAGGTGCCCATTTCCTCGATCTTTTTGCCGGCTCTGGAGCCGTCGGGATCGAAGCCTTAAGTCGTGGGGCTGCAAGTGCCACCTTTATCGAAAAAGAGCGTCTCGCCGCGAATGCCTTACGGAAAAACCTCCAAAACCTCAACCTTTCTTCCCCGTCAACTCTTCTTATCGGCGATGTCCTCACCCTCCTCAAGAAACTGAAAGGGAAAACCTTTGATCTGATCTATGTCGATCCCCCCTACGAGAAGGGGCTCCAAGAAAAAACCCTCCTTCTGATCGATACCCTCGATCTCCTCGCCCCCGATGGCCTTCTTTTCCTCGAGGAAAGTGGTGCCCATCCCCTTTCGCTTCCACCCCTAAAGTCGCTCACTTTACAAAAAGAAAGGAAGGTGGGAAGTACCCTGCTTTACCAACTGATTAAAAAAGAAAAATCTCTGTGAGAGAAACATCGTGTGGTTCATGGGGAATCGGAGAGCTTAAAAGTTGCTCTTTAAAACCTACCCCAAAAAAAGGGCATGAAAGGCGGGCTAGAAAACGGTCGTAGTATCCCTTTCCAAAGCCAATCCGCCCCTTTTTCTTATCAAAGCCTACCCCTGGAACCAGAACAGCACTGATTTGATCGAGAGGAAACGGGGTGCAAAGCTCTGGGTTGGGCTCAAAAACCTTCCACTTATGGTGGGGAACAAGTCCTTTATCAAGATCTTTGACAGCGTAGGGATAAAAAGTATCTTCGGAGATGAGTCGGGGAAGGAGAAGACGCCCCTCCTTAGCAAGGACCTCATTTAAAGGCCACAGGTTGATCTCTTCAGGTTTACTTGCAAAAGAAAGGACATGGGAAAATCCCACAAGCTCCTCTAGCAGCTTTCTTGTCGCAAGAAAAGCCGCTTCTTCCCGTCGCTTCTTTGAAAGGGCTTTTCTCTTTTCGATCAAAGCCCCTCGCATGTTCGCTTTACAGCTCATCAACCGGATGACCCTTAACGTAAACAGCCCTTTTCATAAAGACCCCATCGGGATCATATAGGGTGGCTGTTCCTTCTCCATTTTCTATCGAAGAGACGGGGACCCGCTCTCCCCGCTTCAAGTAGGTTCCCTTGCACAACCGGTCATGCTCATACTCTTCAATGAGCATGAGTGATCCATCCTTATACCAAGCAGAAGAGATCCCATGTTTCATATTATCCATCATCTCCCGCTCGCTCTCGAGGATTCCATTGCTATACCAGGTGCGGCAAAGGCCTTGAATCGTATCTTCATACCATTCGATATAGAGCTTAGGCTGAGGCTTCTTATCCCCAAAATATTCATAATAAACCCACTCTTCTCCATGTTTCATCCCTTCCTTTACATGGAAAAGGGTTTGGAGGTGTCCTTGCTCATTAAAGACCTGCACCTCCCCTTCAGGAATGCCATTGCGATATTCCTCGACCGAAAGAAGGACTCCATCGACATAGGTCGGCTTTTTCCCCGCCCCCTTTTCGATCCTATGGGTAATCTTTCCAGAGAAATCATGGTAGGTAGCTTGGACAAGCAAACCACTTTGATACTGTTCCGAATAAGCGGGCTGGACTCGATCTCCTCGAAAGAAGGTAATCCCCTCTTTTTTCCCTTTGAAATAGGGAGTTTTCCCAATCATTTTCTCTTTTTCATCATAATAGATGATCTCCCCATCAATCCGATCGTTTTCATGGGGAACCACTTTACTCACCTTTCCATTTGGGTGATAGAAATAGGCATTTCCCTGCAATTTCCCTTTATCATAGTAGATTTCAGCAACCCGGTTTCCTTGTCGATCCCATACTTTGCTCACTCCATCAAATATCCAATTGCGCTGAGCGTCTTCGGTGAGGTCGCCGATCCCTTCAATCACAACAACATCAAGGCGTAAAACCCCGTTGTCATGCCACTCTCGATAAATACCGGCAGCCCGCCCATTTACCGTCTCTAGGTATTGCCAAATCTCCCCATTGTCATGATAGGTGGTCAACTTTGAAAAGGTCTTCCCATGGATATTCCGCCCATACATCCGGAGAACTTTCTCATAGGGCTGTGGAGAAAGGAAGTCGGCTCGCTCATAAAGGTCTAACCGCTCAGGAGAGCTAATCGTCTCTTTAAAACCATTACGATCGACAATTTGAATACTCGACAGCTTTTCCTGATGGGTTTCACGCGTTGCGCACCCAACAAGTGTCATGAACAAAAGTCCCAAAATTATTTTTTTCACTTTGCAATACCTCTTTTTATTAATTCCATCTTTAATAAATACGTTTCTCTTTCAGCAAGCTTTTTTTTATTGAGTTTGAAGTGACGGACGATCAACTGAGGACCATCAGGCCCTTCGATCATTGAGAGAGTCTTTTTTAAATCCTCTACGTTCATTTCAACAGGGGTTGTTTGAACCAGAAAAGCCTCTTCAACACCATTTTCGACCTTTTTCCCCGTCTCAAAAAAGGATAGTCGATTTTCCCCTTCTGTTAGCTTTACAAGCCTTTCCCTCACATTTTTGCAAGAGTGAAATGCAGGATGGTTGCAGACAAGTTTAAGCGCTTCCACCTCTGGATTTAAAAAAGTGAGAGGTTCAATAAAACGATCCATAAAGGAAGGATCGGCATTTCCGTAATTTTTTACAAATGCATGACGTCCTTTCTCCATTTCTTTTACCCGCTCCATCCGCATTTGCAAGTAGTCCACTTGATCCTTCATCAAGGCGATTTCTCCAGCCCGATGAGAAACGTGGAAAATAGTCACGACAATGGGGAGCAAAAGTAAAAGGTAAAACCCTCCAACAAAACCCATTTTTTGGATCATGAGTTTGGGTCTAAGCACTGAGGAAAAAGGCAATTTCATATTCATCTTCATTTCGGTTCCACTCAATATCTTCATTCTCATCAATAAAACCCCCATCATCGACAATCGCGTCATGAAACTCGCGCGCTTTTTTTCCCTCCGAAGAGGTAAAAAAGAGGTGCGCTTTCGGACGATAGGTCTCCTTAGGGTTTCCAAGAGAAGGGTAATTTTTTAAGGTATATTCCACCCGAAGAATTTCTATTTCTTTGAGATTGGGATGGTCAGATAAAAAGGCTAAAAGGTCGCTCACAAGTGGAGGGGAGGCAAAATAACTATCCTCTCCTTTTGGCACCCGAAGACTTTGATTCAAATGGGCAAGGACTTCATCTATCCCTTTTTGATAGTCGATCTCTTTGAGAGCTGGAATTTCCCCTTCATAACGACTGGCAATTTTCTGCGTTCGACCTAAAAGTTTCTTTTCTTCTCTTTTAAGATGGAGGTGGGAAGAAAGGGCCAACGCGACAAGTAAAGCCAAGGCAATCGCTCCTCCCCGGATGAGACGTTTCTTGATCATCCCAAAGGAGTGGGTAGAAACAAACTCCTCTTGCCGAAATTGGATACTTTCCCGATCATTTTTCAAGGCGTCTAAAGCAAGTCCTATAGGAATCGCAAACGGGAGGAGCGTTTGAGGATCAAATCCCTGTTGCCCTTCGATATCGACTGGCGTTAAAGTGCATCCCTCATAATCTTGAAGAATCGACTCCATTTTCCGCGCCATCTCCCCACAAAAAAGGATCCTCCTCTCCTCTTTTTCCCCCTCTTTGTGACTTAAGAAACAAAAAGCGCGATCCACTTCCCGCTTGAGCTTACTTACAACCTGGGAATCATTAAAATCACTTGATCCGATATGAATTGTGAGATGGCTCCCGATTTTCCCTTCCTCAATAGAAACGATTTGGATACTCTTTTCTCCTACATAAAAAACGGTAATGGAGAAAAGGGTGGGACAGAAAAACTGTGCAAAGCGACGAAGAGCCACAGGAGTTGCAGAGACCCCCTCGGGATCAAGTCCCGTTTCTTGAAAAGAGGTGATATGTTTGCCAAGATTTCCCTTGGAAACAGTAAAAAAGGTTGCCTCCGTCCCCTCCTTACCGACGATGTAAAGCGGCTTTACAACGACCTCTTCTAAGGAGTAGGGAATCAGGGATTCTAGTTGAAAGGGGAGGGTCTTATCAAGAGCCCCTTCTTTTTTAAGGGGGGTTTTTAGGTGACGAATAAGGAGATCCTGCCCATCGATCCCTGTCACAACGTAAGCATCTTTTTCAAAAGAAGGGGTTGCCTCCTCTTTTTCCAAAAATTTAATAGAAAGTTCTTTATTGACAAGGGACAGGCAGGCTACCCGGTAAAAAGAATCTTCTTTTTGGACTCCAATAACTTCCATTGCGTCTCCTATAGCCCGTAAGCGTACCAAAAACTATAGTTAAATAAAAGGATGGAAATTTTTTCCTTCTTAGGGTACCATTAAGGACATGTCTTATCTACTTTATGCAGTTCGTCTTTTATTCACCGTCTACTCCCTGATGCTCATCATCCGGATTTTCGGTTCGTGGTTTCCCCGTTTTCAGCAGTCTTCATTTTTTCGCTTCGTCGCCCACTATACCGACCCCTATCTCAATATCTTCCGCCGCTTTATCCCCCCTATTGGTGGAGTTTTAGACCTTAGTCCCCTTTTAGGATTCTTTGTCCTCCAACTCCTTGAGCGGGGCATTACCTATCTCTTACTTCTGATATGAAAAAATATGTAAAGCCAATTCAGCTGGGAACCCTCACCCTCCCTTCAAACGTTTTCTATTCCCCTCTTGCGGGATGTTCCGACTACCCCTTTCGGAAGATGGCGGCGCGCTATCGCCCAGGCCTGATGTTTTGTGAAATGGTGAAGATGGATGCCTTGATCCGTCATGAGCCCTCGACCTATCACCTTCTTGACTATGACCCTTCGATGCGTCCTATTGGAGCGCAGCTGTGTGGCAGTAAACCCGAGCTAGCCGCCCCTACAGCCCGCATTATCGAAGAGCTGGGCTTTGATGTTGTTGATCTCAATTGTGGGTGCCCTGTTGACAAAATTACTAAAGATGGAAGTGGAAGTGGGATGCTCAAAAACCCCGAGCTCATCGGAGAAGTTATTGCTAACATGGTTGCTGCGGTTAATATTCCCGTCACTCTAAAAATTCGTGCGGGGTGGGATGATAGCTCGATCAATGGTGCTGAAATCACACGAATCGCCGAAACAGCAGGCGCTAAGGCGATCTCTATCCATGGCCGCACAAGAGCCCAAAAGTATACGGGAAAAGCGAACTGGGACCACATTAAAGCGTGTAAAGCGGCTGCGACATCCATTCTTGTTGTTGGGAATGGAGATGTCTTTGATGCTGAAGCGGGGCTTGCCCTTTTTGAGCATGCTGGATGTGATGCGATCCTTGTTTCCCGAGGAACGTTTGGAAAACCGTGGATTGCTGAAGATGTAAAGCGGCTTGACAATGGATCTTCTCCCATCATTCCCAGTATCCGCGACCACCTCCTCGATCATATGCACTACATCACATCTTACCAGACCGACCGAAAAGCCCTTCTCGACATGAGACGTGTTGGATGTTGGTACTTAAGACAAGGGACAGGGACCAAAAAGCTCCGAGAGTCTTTAAATCGGACAAAAAACCTATCTGAGGTAGAAAGCCTCATTCGAAACTATGACTGGGAACAAACGGCATTCAATGGAAACCCGTCTGATTGTTAAACCCTTAGGGCCCGTCAAGAAATAAATGCTACAGTTTGACTCAGCGAGACGCAGCAAAATTAAGCTGAATGAGGAGCATCATTCCCAATAGGGAAGGGCGACGAAGAAGCTTAATTTGGCAAAGTCGCAGCCAGTCAACTTGTAACATTTATTTCTTGACGGGCCCTTAGAAGTATAACCTAGCAGAAAAGGTGATCCCCTGCATGGAAAGGTCTTCTGAGAAGTTGTCATACCGAAGGGCTGTGTACTCATATACCTTAATCATTTGATTCTGTCGCCACCAATACATCCCCTCGTAGGCGATTCCTACATCGATGTAGTTTTCTTTTTGATTGAAGTAAGAGCCATAACCTAGACCAAAGCGCCACTGCACCATTGGAATAAAGCGGTGCTTATTATCTTCTAGCTTTACACGGTCCTGACGGCTTGGAGTCACCTTCTCTCGGTGCTCGATATCGAAAAAGCCATAAAGAAAAGCTGCTGAGAAAAGGCCTCCTAGATACCACCCATCCCCCAGATGCCACTTTGAGTTTAGCCCTGCTCTCGGTCCTATCCCCCAGTAATCACAGTCATCCTTTATATGAGCAGTATTCCTTCCTAAAACCCCTCCTGTATACCGAATAATCTGCTTCTGATCGATCCAGACATTCTTGAGTCCAACAAAAGGGCGAAAGGAAAGTTGTTCACTCACAAAGTAATGTTTTCCAAGCTCCAAGTCTAGAGTGTAGAAACCAAGATCATAAGAGGATTTTGCGCGATCGATTCCTCCTTGGGTAATCACTGAACCCCTTAAAGGGATCAATGTACTTGCCTGCCCTGATGAAGTCCCCTTTGAAGAGTGTTTCCGGAAGTAGGTGAAGTAAGAGGTAATATCCCAGCTATCAAAACTAATGTTTTTTCCAAGCCCTGCCCGAAATCCCCATGCCCATCCAAAATTGATATCCCTTGTTCGCCCCTTTAAAGGGAGGGTAGTCACAAGAGTATTATTGCTGTAGGCAAAGGCTGTGCCATTTGTTCTTTGGTACCAGTAAAGGGGTTCAAAAGAGCCGAACCACTCATCTCGCATGATCCCTGGATTTGCACTAGGGCGGGCCTGCTGGACCATCATGCTTCGCACTTCTTCTTTAAGGGTATCCACCTCTTTTTCAAGAGCTTCAATGCGCGTAGCATCGGCCTGAGCACCACTCAAAAAAGTGGCCTGAGCAAATATGGAAATAAAAAATAATGTTCTAAGTCGCTTCATGAAATACCCGGGGTAGGAGCCTAGGGGCTCCTCTTCCCTCACATTAGCGGGGACGTTTCATGAAATCCAGAAAAATCTTACCCCCATCTCTTAAAAGATTTAAGAAATTGTTTTATAGGGAATTAGGAGTTTTCACTTTCGAGCTTCTCTAGCTTTGCTACACGCTTTTCTAGAGAAAAAATTCTTCTTTCAATGGAAGGTTTTTCTTCTGACTTTTGGGAAGTTTTCCCAAAGAGAAGTTCCTGCATAGAGACTTTCCCTTCAGTAAACTCCTCGATCTTTTGTGCGGTCTTAAGAGAGGGTCTAGTAATCCCCTTCAAAATCTTCCATAAATTTGTCGTGCTAATTCCTACAGACTGAGCAAAAGACTTCTTTTTAAGTCCCGAGCTTTTGATAAATTCTTCGAGCAACATATCTAACAGGTGTTTGGGTCTTTCATCTGGGACAACCTTATTCTATTGTTTTGTTTAGTTCAAATTTTTTTATAGATTTTTTGAGATTTTAATGGTTTTGCACAAAAACGCAACAAAATGATTAACAAAAGTTAATTTATTTAAGATCGTTGAATATTAAAATAATTATTTGTCGTTATTTCCAGAACTATTTCATAAGAAAAAGGCGAGGCTCTTGTAGAACCTCGCCTTTTGTAGGATACTTGTCTTCGGTTTATTAACTTAGAAGTCCCAGGTGACGTCTAAAGTTAAACCGTAGATATTCACGTCTTCAGAGTATCTATCATACTTGATAACGTTTCTATCATCATTGATTTTAAGTATCTGGTTTTGTCTCCACCAGTACTGAGCTTCATATCCAAGACCAATCCCTAAATGGTGCTTATTGTTCTTGAAGTAGCCATCGTAACGAAGGCCAAGCTGCATTTGTAGGTTTGGTGAAAATGCATGTCGATTCGCGCTTAGTTTAATGCGACGATCTTCTACCGCACTGAACCTTTCTCTATGGTCTACATCAAATTTACCATAAAGGACTGCAGCAGCGATGTTACCAAAGATGCTAAAGCTCTTACCAAGGTGCCATTTAGAGTTCACACCAGCACGTGGTCCTAAACCCCAAAAGTCACTCTCTTCTTTAACTTTCACATTATTGACTCCAAGGCCAAGTGTTTCGCCTTCAGCCTCTCCACCACTATAGGTAGTTTTCTGCTTTTGATCAATCCAAGCAGTCTTTAAACCCCAATGAGGGCGGAAAGAAATCTGGCTACTTACAAAGTAAGCGCGACCAAGTTCTAAGATAATGGTTTGATAGTCAAAGTCAAACTGAGACTTTGCGCTATTACAGAACTGAAATCTATTTACATCATCAACAATCTTAGAAGATCCTTTAAGTGGGACAACTGAACTGTTTTGTCCAGCACCTGTTGAAGAATGGTCATTAGAATCGAACCAAGTATACATAGCTCGAACATCCCAGCCATCATAATCAAGATTGTATCCGAGGCCAAATCTTAGCCCCCAATCCCAACTAAAATCGATATCTTTAGCTCTTCCGCTAATAGGAAGGTTTCCTAAAGGGTCTTGATCTGTGTAAGCGAACTCTGTGCCGCCAACTTTGGCGTGCCAGTAGAGCGCATTAACAGTAAAATTCCAGCCATAACCGTCGACTTCTGGTCGAGTAGTAGCTGTTTGTGCACCATATGTTCCGATGGCAGTCTCGGTACGCACTTGCTGCATTTGGTTTTCAAGTTGCGTTACCCGAGAATCCATGTCCATGCCTGCAAAGACAGTAGACGATGCCAACAAGGTAGCAATGGCGATTGAGATCTTTCTCAAAATGCTCACTTTCATCTTATTTTACCTCATGGGGGTTTTGTTAGCGTTCACGGAGTTTAATCCCCGGCGAAGCCAAATCTAGTATATTACCTTTTAAGACATCCTCCTCCCCTATAGCGCCTGCGGCCATGGGGTCGTCGAATGGCTTAAAATCTAATCCACTATTTTTTGCCTTCGCAGGGAATGCACTCCCTGAACGCTTACTCATTTTTAGCTTTTCTTGCCTCAATTTTTTCTATAATGATAACGCCTAAATAAATGAAACAATTTTTTATTTTTTTTATTTTTTAGGTCTGTCTTGTTTCTTTTTTGTCGCCAAGTCGTTACCGGAAGCTGCCATAAATGGTTAGTCTTCCTCTTGCCCCAGATGTAAGGAATCAGGGATTTAATTGTACAGATTTTTTTAAAAAATGATTTAATTAATTTGCAAGCACGACAAATTAAGTGACTTGAAAATGAAAATTATTCGACCTCAATAATGTCTAAAAAAGCCTGAAGTTGCTTTGAACGGGTAGGATGACGCATTTTTCGAAGCGCTTTAGCTTCGATTTGGCGGACACGTTCCCTTGTTACCTTAAAGCGAACCCCGACCTCCTCTAAGGTCTTGGGCTTTCCATCTAGAAGGCCAAACCGTTCTATAAGGACAGTCCGCTCCCGATCGGTAAGGGTAGAGAGAACCTCATTCATCTTATCCTTTAATATAGAGTACCCTGTTGCTTCATCAGGGGATTCTATCGTCGTATCCTCTAAAAAGTCTCCAAATTGACTTTCTCCACTGTCTCCCACCTCTGCCTGTAGGGAAATAGGGTGTTGGGCAATCTTATAGATCTCACGGATCCGCTCAGGGGTAAGGCCCAGTTCTGCAGCAAGCTCCTCTGGAGTGGGTTCTCTCCCAGTCTCCATCATCAGCTTCTTCGCCCCGCGCAGGACCTTATTGATCGTCTCAATCATATGGACAGGGATCCGGATTGTGCGCGCCTGGTCGGCAATAGCCCGGGTGACCGCCTGCCGGATCCACCAAGTGGCATAGGTAGAAAATTTATAGCCTCGGCGGTATTCGAATTTTTCAACCGCCTTCATCAGCCCCATATTTCCTTCCTGAATCAGGTCAAGGAAAGAGAGGCCCCGATTAGTATACTTCTTAGCAATCGAAATGACGAGTCTCAAGTTTGACTCAACCATTTCCCGTTTAGCCTCTTGGCTTTTATCCATCCACCGTTGAAGCATCCGGACATCTTTTTTAAACTTATCGAGGGTCCGTCCTGCTGCAAGCTCCCGCTTCGCCAGCTTTCGCTCCGCAGCCATTAGCTTTGCTTTTGCAAACCGATTTTTCTCAGCACGGGGGATAAGCTCTTGAATTTCTTTCTCTAAAGATAAAAAGTGATTATAAGAAGAGAGGATCACTTCGCCAAAGTCATCGGTAATATTATGGCGGAAGTGCATCCGGCGGAGGTAAGCTTGTGTGCGGACATTACATTTTTCAATACCTTCAGATAACTTGACCTTTTCAACTTTCGTCATCTTAGGCTCAAGCGATTGGATCAGAAGGTTTTCAAGAACACGGTCTTCTTTAGCTAAAAGGTCTCTTAGCTTGGGAAGCATCTTGAGGAAGGTGCTTTTATCCTCGATTTCCTTTTCAGCAATGATCTTATCGAAACGATCTTTCCCTGTGATGAGATAGTTAGAAATCGAGATCGCTTCCCGGGTCGAGTAACGAAACCGCATGATAATCCGTTCGATTTGAAGTTGCGCCTTCTCGATCCGCTTCGAAATTTCTACCTCTTCCTCTCTAGAAAGGAGGGGAACAGAGCCCATCTCTTTAAGATACATCCGGACGGGATCGTCGCTACTTCCCTCCATCCTCTTGGGGAGGGCCTCCATCTCTTTAGCCTCTTTCTTTCTCTCTTTTTGTCGTTCGACTTCAGATTGATTCAGAATCTGAATGTCCATTCCGCTGAGAAAGATAAGGACCTGGTCGATCTGCTCTGCAGAGTCAAAGGTCATCGGAAGGATTTCATTGATCTCTTCATAGGTGATGAACCCTTGCTCTTTAGCAATGGCGACAAGCTCTTCGATTTTCTGTTGATGTTGGGGGTCAAACCCCTGGCTAAAGCCAGATTTACTCATATTTTATCGGCCGTGTACATAAAGGTAGAATTTTCCTATCATGGATTTATCCATTGTGTAATTAAAAGGCGTTAATGTCAAGGCCGCACCTCATTATTCAAAAAGTTCTTATGAGATCGCTCCCCGGATCTGTCCTTGAACACCCCTTTCCCTCCATTGGGAGGATCGCCGATCTTGTCTACTTTCCCAAGAAGCTTATTTTTGAAGTCCAATGTTCTCCTATCAATCTTTATGAAGTGCGAAAACGAAATGAAGATTATGCCTCTTTAGGCTTTACAGTCATTTGGATCCTTCACGATCGGATTTTTAACAAAGAAATTCTCCCTCCAGCAGAGTTTTACCTCCGTCAAAAACTTGCTTACTACACCTCAATGAACCAATTTGGGCAGGGATTTTTTTACGACCAGCTCGACTTTCTCCAGGGGCTGAAGCGGGTTTACAAAAGCCCTCCTCACCTCTTAAAGAGTTTTCTCCCTAGACC
The sequence above is drawn from the Candidatus Neptunochlamydia vexilliferae genome and encodes:
- the dusB gene encoding tRNA dihydrouridine synthase DusB — its product is MKKYVKPIQLGTLTLPSNVFYSPLAGCSDYPFRKMAARYRPGLMFCEMVKMDALIRHEPSTYHLLDYDPSMRPIGAQLCGSKPELAAPTARIIEELGFDVVDLNCGCPVDKITKDGSGSGMLKNPELIGEVIANMVAAVNIPVTLKIRAGWDDSSINGAEITRIAETAGAKAISIHGRTRAQKYTGKANWDHIKACKAAATSILVVGNGDVFDAEAGLALFEHAGCDAILVSRGTFGKPWIAEDVKRLDNGSSPIIPSIRDHLLDHMHYITSYQTDRKALLDMRRVGCWYLRQGTGTKKLRESLNRTKNLSEVESLIRNYDWEQTAFNGNPSDC
- a CDS encoding YggT family protein, with translation MSYLLYAVRLLFTVYSLMLIIRIFGSWFPRFQQSSFFRFVAHYTDPYLNIFRRFIPPIGGVLDLSPLLGFFVLQLLERGITYLLLLI
- a CDS encoding Lpg1974 family pore-forming outer membrane protein encodes the protein MKVSILRKISIAIATLLASSTVFAGMDMDSRVTQLENQMQQVRTETAIGTYGAQTATTRPEVDGYGWNFTVNALYWHAKVGGTEFAYTDQDPLGNLPISGRAKDIDFSWDWGLRFGLGYNLDYDGWDVRAMYTWFDSNDHSSTGAGQNSSVVPLKGSSKIVDDVNRFQFCNSAKSQFDFDYQTIILELGRAYFVSSQISFRPHWGLKTAWIDQKQKTTYSGGEAEGETLGLGVNNVKVKEESDFWGLGPRAGVNSKWHLGKSFSIFGNIAAAVLYGKFDVDHRERFSAVEDRRIKLSANRHAFSPNLQMQLGLRYDGYFKNNKHHLGIGLGYEAQYWWRQNQILKINDDRNVIKYDRYSEDVNIYGLTLDVTWDF
- a CDS encoding toxin-antitoxin system YwqK family antitoxin; translation: MKKIILGLLFMTLVGCATRETHQEKLSSIQIVDRNGFKETISSPERLDLYERADFLSPQPYEKVLRMYGRNIHGKTFSKLTTYHDNGEIWQYLETVNGRAAGIYREWHDNGVLRLDVVVIEGIGDLTEDAQRNWIFDGVSKVWDRQGNRVAEIYYDKGKLQGNAYFYHPNGKVSKVVPHENDRIDGEIIYYDEKEKMIGKTPYFKGKKEGITFFRGDRVQPAYSEQYQSGLLVQATYHDFSGKITHRIEKGAGKKPTYVDGVLLSVEEYRNGIPEGEVQVFNEQGHLQTLFHVKEGMKHGEEWVYYEYFGDKKPQPKLYIEWYEDTIQGLCRTWYSNGILESEREMMDNMKHGISSAWYKDGSLMLIEEYEHDRLCKGTYLKRGERVPVSSIENGEGTATLYDPDGVFMKRAVYVKGHPVDEL
- the rsmD gene encoding 16S rRNA (guanine(966)-N(2))-methyltransferase RsmD; this encodes MRITGGTLKNHPLIAPKGTKTRPTSDKLRQSLFNICQHYVEGAHFLDLFAGSGAVGIEALSRGAASATFIEKERLAANALRKNLQNLNLSSPSTLLIGDVLTLLKKLKGKTFDLIYVDPPYEKGLQEKTLLLIDTLDLLAPDGLLFLEESGAHPLSLPPLKSLTLQKERKVGSTLLYQLIKKEKSL
- a CDS encoding competence protein CoiA family protein, which encodes MRSLPGSVLEHPFPSIGRIADLVYFPKKLIFEVQCSPINLYEVRKRNEDYASLGFTVIWILHDRIFNKEILPPAEFYLRQKLAYYTSMNQFGQGFFYDQLDFLQGLKRVYKSPPHLLKSFLPRPFQAPFFFPKKLKQRRYYLIGDTADTLLKKNKGRWAQKLEKRFLPKKSFKARALVPLHYLLKKAADRPAVYIPLEGSIKR
- a CDS encoding Lpg1974 family pore-forming outer membrane protein, whose product is MSGAQADATRIEALEKEVDTLKEEVRSMMVQQARPSANPGIMRDEWFGSFEPLYWYQRTNGTAFAYSNNTLVTTLPLKGRTRDINFGWAWGFRAGLGKNISFDSWDITSYFTYFRKHSSKGTSSGQASTLIPLRGSVITQGGIDRAKSSYDLGFYTLDLELGKHYFVSEQLSFRPFVGLKNVWIDQKQIIRYTGGVLGRNTAHIKDDCDYWGIGPRAGLNSKWHLGDGWYLGGLFSAAFLYGFFDIEHREKVTPSRQDRVKLEDNKHRFIPMVQWRFGLGYGSYFNQKENYIDVGIAYEGMYWWRQNQMIKVYEYTALRYDNFSEDLSMQGITFSARLYF
- a CDS encoding 5-formyltetrahydrofolate cyclo-ligase; the encoded protein is MSCKANMRGALIEKRKALSKKRREEAAFLATRKLLEELVGFSHVLSFASKPEEINLWPLNEVLAKEGRLLLPRLISEDTFYPYAVKDLDKGLVPHHKWKVFEPNPELCTPFPLDQISAVLVPGVGFDKKKGRIGFGKGYYDRFLARLSCPFFGVGFKEQLLSSPIPHEPHDVSLTEIFLF
- a CDS encoding RNA polymerase sigma factor, whose product is MSKSGFSQGFDPQHQQKIEELVAIAKEQGFITYEEINEILPMTFDSAEQIDQVLIFLSGMDIQILNQSEVERQKERKKEAKEMEALPKRMEGSSDDPVRMYLKEMGSVPLLSREEEVEISKRIEKAQLQIERIIMRFRYSTREAISISNYLITGKDRFDKIIAEKEIEDKSTFLKMLPKLRDLLAKEDRVLENLLIQSLEPKMTKVEKVKLSEGIEKCNVRTQAYLRRMHFRHNITDDFGEVILSSYNHFLSLEKEIQELIPRAEKNRFAKAKLMAAERKLAKRELAAGRTLDKFKKDVRMLQRWMDKSQEAKREMVESNLRLVISIAKKYTNRGLSFLDLIQEGNMGLMKAVEKFEYRRGYKFSTYATWWIRQAVTRAIADQARTIRIPVHMIETINKVLRGAKKLMMETGREPTPEELAAELGLTPERIREIYKIAQHPISLQAEVGDSGESQFGDFLEDTTIESPDEATGYSILKDKMNEVLSTLTDRERTVLIERFGLLDGKPKTLEEVGVRFKVTRERVRQIEAKALRKMRHPTRSKQLQAFLDIIEVE
- a CDS encoding helix-turn-helix domain-containing protein gives rise to the protein MLLEEFIKSSGLKKKSFAQSVGISTTNLWKILKGITRPSLKTAQKIEEFTEGKVSMQELLFGKTSQKSEEKPSIERRIFSLEKRVAKLEKLESENS